One region of Oceanispirochaeta sp. genomic DNA includes:
- a CDS encoding 4Fe-4S binding protein, with translation MAYVINAEDCVNCGACEGECPVDAISEKDDARIIDADLCTSCGACADVCPTECILEG, from the coding sequence ATGGCCTATGTAATTAATGCTGAAGACTGCGTTAACTGCGGCGCTTGTGAAGGCGAATGCCCTGTAGATGCAATCAGCGAAAAAGATGACGCCAGAATCATCGATGCCGATCTTTGTACAAGCTGCGGTGCCTGTGCAGATGTTTGCCCCACAGAATGTATTCTGGAAGGTTAA
- a CDS encoding GNAT family N-acetyltransferase — protein sequence MSIIESDLNMAYPDSMKRKDIETRMAAWDSDSEFIQDVRTRVFVVEQHVPIDLERDGKDPQMIHVLAFAGFKAVGTARMSLEGHIGRVAVIHEYRGNNIGALMMDKLENQALTLPMDWVHLNAQTHAQGFYQRRGYVQEGGIFDEAGIPHIHMKKYIAKSL from the coding sequence ATGAGTATTATTGAATCAGATTTGAATATGGCCTATCCTGATTCCATGAAGAGGAAAGATATTGAAACTCGAATGGCTGCCTGGGATTCTGATTCAGAATTCATACAGGATGTAAGAACCAGGGTATTTGTTGTGGAACAGCATGTGCCTATTGATCTCGAAAGGGATGGAAAAGATCCTCAAATGATTCATGTTCTAGCCTTTGCGGGATTTAAAGCCGTAGGAACTGCACGTATGAGTCTTGAGGGCCATATAGGACGCGTTGCGGTGATTCATGAATATAGGGGAAACAACATCGGTGCTCTAATGATGGATAAACTGGAAAATCAAGCTCTCACCCTTCCAATGGACTGGGTTCACCTGAATGCCCAGACCCACGCTCAGGGCTTTTATCAACGCAGAGGCTATGTTCAGGAAGGTGGAATCTTTGATGAAGCAGGGATTCCTCATATACATATGAAGAAATATATTGCCAAATCTCTTTAA
- a CDS encoding long-chain fatty acid--CoA ligase: MEPTIMKQLQKVVQTFPNQSVQLSKDTDGVYQPTDYKTFYKEVQFCAAGLQSIGIKRGDTVGIIADNRKEWLICDMGLLSLGANDAPRGCDISSKILAHIVSIPGCKTVILENNLQLEKLLEVQSDLPALKQIVMIEPADAETVAQAGHFKIFNYTDLMKTGDEKISAQPDLIENEIAQGQEEDIATIIFTSGTTGIPKGVMLTNKNYIYQSEAMLHYIPVSEKDTWLTILPVWHSFERIIQYVSSLNGACLAYSKPIGKTLLQDLQSVNPTLMTAVPRLWGALYAGVLRNIKSKGVKAEKLFKFFLKKAIKDEHYCCILQDRYPDYTGHNKMLQKCGAALGRIHTAPLRALGDKILFSKITGKMFSKLRAGISGGGALQRDVDNFFGGIGVKILEGYGLTESGPVISVREESHPVVNTVGPAFIGTEIKALDNDGKEVKPGERGVLYVRGPQIMKGYYGNQELTDTILAKDGWLNTGDIAVISLNNEITLVGRAKDTIVLLGGENVEPVPLESKIKESPYIDNVVILGQDKKYLSAIVVPEFDNLEDYAKKNNIMYEDRALLGDVPEIRELINQEIADLVSPAHGFSSFERIYQFSILQNNFEVGRELSAKMELLRPKIYDLYKTEIDDLLNR; encoded by the coding sequence TTGGAACCCACAATAATGAAACAACTGCAGAAAGTTGTTCAAACTTTCCCGAATCAGAGTGTCCAGCTCAGTAAGGATACGGACGGAGTCTATCAGCCGACGGATTATAAAACTTTCTATAAAGAAGTTCAGTTCTGTGCAGCTGGTCTCCAGTCGATCGGAATCAAAAGGGGAGACACTGTCGGCATCATTGCAGACAACAGAAAAGAATGGCTTATATGTGACATGGGACTCCTTTCTCTGGGAGCCAATGATGCTCCCCGGGGCTGTGATATCTCATCAAAGATACTGGCTCATATCGTGAGTATTCCAGGCTGCAAGACTGTCATACTTGAAAACAATCTCCAGCTTGAAAAATTACTGGAGGTTCAGAGTGATCTTCCCGCCTTAAAGCAAATCGTGATGATTGAACCGGCTGATGCTGAAACGGTCGCCCAGGCTGGTCATTTCAAAATTTTTAATTATACCGATTTGATGAAAACGGGTGATGAAAAAATCTCTGCTCAACCTGATTTGATTGAAAATGAGATAGCTCAGGGACAGGAAGAAGATATTGCTACCATTATTTTTACATCCGGTACCACGGGGATTCCCAAAGGTGTCATGTTGACGAACAAGAATTATATCTATCAGTCAGAAGCCATGCTTCACTATATTCCTGTTTCAGAAAAGGATACATGGCTGACCATTTTACCTGTATGGCACTCCTTTGAAAGGATCATTCAATATGTCTCCTCCTTAAACGGAGCCTGCCTGGCTTATTCAAAACCCATAGGTAAAACACTGCTCCAGGACCTTCAGTCCGTTAATCCGACACTCATGACAGCCGTTCCCCGCTTGTGGGGCGCTCTGTACGCAGGAGTACTCAGAAATATAAAATCCAAGGGTGTTAAGGCGGAAAAGCTGTTCAAGTTTTTTCTGAAAAAGGCAATCAAAGACGAGCATTACTGCTGTATCCTTCAGGATCGCTATCCCGACTATACAGGGCATAATAAGATGCTTCAGAAATGTGGTGCCGCGCTGGGCAGGATTCATACCGCCCCCCTGAGAGCTCTGGGAGATAAAATACTATTCTCTAAGATCACGGGTAAGATGTTTTCCAAGCTGCGGGCCGGAATATCCGGAGGGGGAGCCCTTCAGCGGGATGTGGATAATTTTTTCGGTGGTATAGGAGTCAAAATTCTGGAAGGCTATGGCCTCACAGAATCGGGACCCGTCATTTCTGTCCGGGAAGAGTCACACCCTGTGGTGAACACCGTAGGACCAGCCTTTATCGGGACTGAAATCAAGGCTCTGGATAACGATGGAAAAGAAGTCAAACCCGGCGAACGAGGTGTCCTTTATGTCCGTGGTCCCCAAATTATGAAAGGCTACTATGGAAATCAGGAATTGACAGATACGATTTTGGCAAAGGACGGATGGCTGAATACGGGTGATATAGCCGTTATTTCATTGAATAATGAAATAACACTTGTAGGCCGAGCCAAAGATACGATCGTTCTTTTAGGCGGAGAAAATGTAGAACCCGTTCCTCTGGAATCTAAAATCAAGGAATCTCCCTATATCGATAATGTCGTCATTCTGGGTCAGGACAAAAAATACCTTTCAGCCATAGTCGTTCCCGAGTTTGATAATTTGGAAGATTACGCCAAAAAGAATAATATCATGTATGAAGATAGAGCCCTCCTGGGTGACGTTCCTGAAATAAGGGAACTGATCAATCAGGAAATAGCCGATTTAGTCTCTCCTGCCCATGGTTTCTCCAGCTTTGAAAGAATCTATCAGTTCAGTATACTGCAGAATAATTTTGAAGTGGGGAGAGAACTCTCAGCAAAGATGGAACTTCTGCGTCCGAAGATTTATGATCTATACAAGACGGAGATTGATGATCTACTGAATCGCTGA
- a CDS encoding DJ-1 family glyoxalase III: MTLVAVILADGLEEVEAITPIDFMRRAGIQVVTVGLDKIMIEGSHGITLKADIELKDFPESADAILIPGGMPGSAHIGANKRVLGLARSFHDQGKLVAAICAAPALVLGGAGVLKDKRYTCYPGFEDKAGPFGRYTTERVVRDENIITACGVGAAAEFAGMIISFLCGQEIANDVMKATLQIGY; encoded by the coding sequence ATGACTTTGGTAGCCGTAATTCTAGCGGATGGTCTTGAAGAAGTGGAAGCCATTACCCCCATTGATTTTATGCGAAGGGCCGGTATACAGGTTGTTACTGTGGGGCTGGATAAAATAATGATAGAAGGATCACACGGAATCACTCTCAAGGCCGATATCGAACTGAAGGATTTTCCAGAAAGTGCTGATGCAATCCTCATACCAGGTGGCATGCCCGGTTCCGCTCATATCGGGGCAAACAAGCGTGTTCTGGGTCTTGCTCGAAGCTTTCATGATCAGGGAAAGCTGGTCGCCGCCATCTGTGCGGCACCAGCACTGGTATTGGGAGGGGCGGGTGTCCTCAAGGACAAACGCTATACTTGTTATCCAGGTTTTGAAGATAAAGCCGGACCCTTCGGCAGGTACACCACTGAACGGGTTGTCAGAGATGAGAACATCATTACAGCCTGCGGTGTGGGGGCGGCGGCAGAGTTTGCCGGAATGATTATCAGTTTCCTGTGTGGACAGGAAATAGCCAATGATGTCATGAAAGCCACACTTCAGATAGGATATTAA
- a CDS encoding TIGR00300 family protein — MKKMTLILEGHLIDSGILSNVLNFIVGENLDYHIDKIDVGKTRVETTRAEITIYAENDKSLELVLSKVSPLGAYEKGGVNAVFEYSSKDAHAPEGFYSSTNHRTEVYADSKWNAVSQQRMDAVVIKTPEGFVCTKIRDIKKGDPILCGSESVRVYPPAAEKKDDGFAFMTNEVSSERSYDITVDTIAHELRQIRADGGRCIVVCGPVVIHTGGAPALSAMIREGFIQGFLGGNAVAVHDLESFYYGTSLGVDMKSGKPTHGGHNHHMRAINRINGFGSIKAAIQAGDLNNGLMYQIEKSGIPYCLAGSIRDDGPLPETVNDMIEAQAQYSQIIKGADMILMLSSMLHSIGTGNMTPSWVKTVCIDINPAVVTKLADRGTGQAIGIVSDVGLFLNALAVRLELDLS, encoded by the coding sequence ATGAAAAAAATGACTCTTATACTGGAGGGACACCTGATCGATTCAGGAATCCTTTCCAATGTATTGAATTTTATAGTTGGAGAGAATCTGGATTACCACATTGATAAGATCGATGTGGGTAAAACAAGAGTAGAAACCACTCGTGCGGAAATAACAATTTACGCCGAAAATGATAAATCTCTGGAACTTGTTTTATCCAAGGTCTCACCACTGGGAGCCTATGAGAAGGGGGGAGTCAACGCGGTTTTTGAATACTCCTCCAAGGATGCCCATGCCCCTGAAGGATTCTATTCCTCCACGAATCACAGGACGGAAGTCTATGCCGACTCAAAGTGGAATGCCGTTTCACAACAGCGAATGGATGCGGTTGTGATCAAAACACCGGAAGGTTTCGTGTGTACAAAAATAAGAGACATCAAAAAAGGGGACCCTATTCTCTGCGGAAGTGAATCAGTCCGGGTGTATCCGCCGGCTGCTGAAAAAAAAGATGATGGATTTGCCTTTATGACCAACGAGGTCTCTTCGGAAAGAAGCTATGATATCACCGTGGATACCATAGCCCATGAGCTCAGGCAGATAAGGGCCGACGGGGGAAGATGCATCGTCGTCTGTGGCCCGGTTGTTATTCACACCGGGGGAGCTCCTGCTCTCTCGGCGATGATCCGGGAAGGTTTTATTCAAGGATTCCTAGGCGGGAATGCCGTGGCGGTCCATGATCTCGAATCCTTTTATTACGGAACGTCTCTGGGAGTGGATATGAAGAGCGGAAAACCAACTCATGGTGGGCACAATCATCATATGAGGGCCATAAACCGGATCAACGGTTTTGGTTCTATAAAGGCGGCTATCCAGGCAGGTGATCTGAACAACGGGTTGATGTATCAGATTGAAAAGTCGGGTATTCCCTATTGTCTGGCAGGTTCCATCCGGGATGACGGCCCTCTTCCTGAAACCGTTAATGACATGATTGAGGCTCAGGCACAATACTCACAGATAATAAAGGGAGCGGATATGATACTGATGCTCTCTTCCATGCTTCATTCCATTGGAACGGGCAATATGACTCCCTCTTGGGTCAAGACGGTGTGTATTGACATCAACCCGGCGGTGGTGACCAAACTGGCAGACCGCGGTACTGGCCAGGCTATTGGCATTGTCAGTGATGTCGGCCTTTTTCTGAATGCTCTGGCAGTTCGCCTGGAGCTTGATCTTTCGTAA
- a CDS encoding acetate kinase — MVILTLNCGSSSAKFQVYDWDKKEVLGVGMIERIGEEISNIEHKPLGKSEFEEKKACPSHKEAVSWIIDTILDKKNGCIADMSEIKAVGHRVVHGGEAFKKSVIVDESVLKAFEQLNHLAPLHNPANIQGIRGAMQVLPDVPHCAIMDTAWHQTMPSLSFMYALPYDWYEKNNVRRYGFHGTSYLYTAKRASVLLGKDPSKTNVIIAHIGNGASMCAVKDGKSFDTSMGMTPLEGLMMGTRSGDIDPAIVTYMMNETGMNSKEMDATLNKKSGVLGITKGFVDRRDVQTGVEKGDVICTLAQDMEAYRIKKYIGSYYAALGQVDAIVFTAGVGEMNPSYRLKSLKGLENMGIILDEKKNKISVSRNCETCISADDSPIKVYVIPTDEELVMTEDTYALMDGTYDVHTSYEYYFQSKEYKNKARERALPGNLEKNPALKGIIARA, encoded by the coding sequence ATGGTTATTTTAACACTGAACTGCGGAAGTTCTTCCGCAAAATTTCAGGTTTACGATTGGGATAAAAAAGAAGTGCTGGGTGTGGGCATGATTGAAAGAATCGGAGAAGAAATCTCTAATATTGAACACAAACCCCTTGGTAAATCCGAGTTTGAAGAAAAAAAAGCATGTCCCAGCCATAAGGAAGCCGTATCCTGGATCATCGATACAATCCTGGATAAAAAAAACGGATGCATTGCCGATATGAGTGAAATTAAGGCTGTAGGTCACCGTGTTGTCCATGGTGGAGAAGCCTTTAAAAAATCAGTCATTGTTGATGAAAGTGTCCTTAAGGCATTTGAGCAGCTGAATCACCTGGCCCCTCTTCATAACCCGGCAAACATTCAGGGAATCAGAGGAGCCATGCAGGTTCTCCCTGATGTTCCCCACTGTGCCATAATGGATACAGCCTGGCATCAGACCATGCCCTCTCTCTCCTTTATGTATGCCCTTCCCTACGACTGGTATGAAAAGAACAATGTAAGACGCTATGGTTTTCACGGAACTTCCTACCTGTATACCGCAAAAAGAGCCTCAGTTCTTTTGGGTAAGGACCCTTCTAAAACCAATGTCATCATTGCCCATATCGGGAATGGGGCCTCAATGTGCGCCGTAAAAGATGGAAAATCCTTTGATACCTCAATGGGAATGACACCTCTGGAAGGACTGATGATGGGTACCAGAAGCGGAGATATTGACCCCGCCATAGTGACATACATGATGAATGAAACCGGTATGAACTCAAAGGAAATGGATGCAACCCTCAACAAGAAAAGCGGTGTTCTGGGTATAACCAAAGGATTTGTCGATAGAAGAGACGTACAGACCGGAGTCGAAAAGGGCGATGTCATCTGTACCCTTGCTCAGGATATGGAAGCCTACAGAATTAAAAAATACATTGGCTCCTATTATGCCGCATTGGGCCAGGTTGACGCGATCGTTTTTACTGCCGGTGTGGGAGAAATGAATCCATCCTACAGACTGAAATCTCTGAAAGGTCTGGAAAATATGGGAATCATCCTGGATGAGAAGAAGAACAAGATTTCTGTGTCCAGGAACTGTGAAACCTGTATTTCCGCGGATGATTCTCCCATCAAAGTGTATGTAATCCCCACGGATGAAGAACTGGTCATGACAGAAGATACCTACGCCCTGATGGACGGAACCTATGATGTTCACACCAGCTATGAGTACTACTTTCAGAGCAAGGAATACAAGAACAAAGCCAGAGAGCGTGCACTCCCGGGGAATCTTGAAAAGAATCCTGCCTTGAAAGGCATTATCGCCAGGGCCTGA
- a CDS encoding alpha/beta fold hydrolase gives MIQDNLQKIEPLSFSFNGEGNEKIHALKWLPSPENIKAILIINHGMAEHISRYDSFASFMAEKGFAVYGEDHRGHGDTAGSVDNLGYFADEKGWMKVIGDIRTLYLLALDEQKNLPVFMLGHSMGSFLTRHYLSLYGSEITAAVISGTGFQSSLLLSIAKILSTLESAVKGKRHRSKMLDTLSFGSNNKSFDFDGAHGFEWLSRDSDQTRKYVEDPYCGFICTSGFFSDLADGLKIINKKSCYAATPDNLPLLLYSGKDDPVGNFGKVVESVASSYRKNGNNEITVMLKDDMRHECLDELGCEDCYQEIYKWMTARLSG, from the coding sequence GTGATACAGGATAATCTGCAAAAAATTGAGCCCTTGTCCTTCTCGTTTAATGGGGAAGGAAATGAGAAAATACACGCCCTGAAATGGCTTCCTTCACCTGAAAACATTAAAGCAATACTCATTATAAATCATGGAATGGCAGAACATATAAGTCGTTATGATTCTTTTGCCTCCTTTATGGCTGAAAAAGGGTTTGCCGTTTATGGTGAAGATCACCGGGGACACGGTGACACGGCAGGGTCTGTTGATAATCTGGGGTATTTTGCCGATGAAAAGGGTTGGATGAAGGTGATTGGCGATATTCGTACCCTTTACCTCCTCGCCTTGGATGAGCAGAAAAATCTTCCTGTTTTTATGTTGGGTCACAGTATGGGGTCTTTTCTGACCCGTCATTATCTCAGTTTATACGGCTCGGAGATAACTGCAGCTGTCATCTCGGGAACGGGTTTTCAATCTTCCTTGTTGTTATCTATTGCTAAAATACTCTCAACCCTGGAATCTGCAGTAAAGGGTAAGCGCCACAGAAGTAAAATGCTGGATACTTTAAGCTTTGGTTCAAACAATAAGTCCTTTGATTTTGACGGAGCTCACGGTTTTGAATGGTTGTCCCGGGATTCTGATCAGACTCGAAAATATGTGGAAGACCCCTATTGCGGTTTCATCTGCACCAGTGGTTTTTTTTCCGATCTTGCTGATGGTTTGAAAATTATTAATAAAAAGAGCTGTTATGCGGCAACCCCGGATAATCTGCCTCTGCTCCTGTATTCAGGAAAAGATGATCCTGTGGGGAACTTCGGGAAGGTTGTAGAAAGTGTTGCATCTTCTTACAGAAAAAATGGAAATAATGAGATAACAGTCATGCTCAAGGATGATATGAGGCATGAGTGCCTGGATGAACTCGGATGTGAAGATTGTTATCAGGAAATATATAAATGGATGACAGCCCGCCTTAGTGGCTGA
- a CDS encoding glycoside hydrolase family 18 protein — protein sequence MKSMTKLFYTFIILSHFMMIQHVYAQSPRNLGTYLPSYRMKQLFPQDISGRTAWYKMHPYGSENGTNDTEVLPIDYSFSRGELILKHFDEVYFFSLRIPEKGEPLLSLENRDHLTYLQRLVNSKGPAMNLCISGSSSDFIPLLRDDLKRSEFLEGLEEIMDSFGLSGLDLDWEFPGNDQEKEFYSSLLGDLRSLCDSKGKKLTIAASRFHPLPAEAYSLPDKIHLMTYDFFGRHSTAESTREALEYMMARYEIPPEKLIMGIPFYGRIFDGYSPDYWKKAQSYREIIRQNPVLPHEDEAEGYYFNGPETVQKKTEIAEELSLGGFFVWEIGQDSLGKQSLTRILWESQNS from the coding sequence ATGAAATCAATGACTAAACTTTTTTATACTTTCATTATTCTTTCTCATTTTATGATGATACAGCATGTTTATGCACAGTCCCCGAGAAACCTCGGAACCTACCTTCCCTCCTATAGAATGAAGCAGTTATTTCCCCAGGATATTTCCGGGAGAACAGCATGGTACAAAATGCATCCCTATGGATCGGAAAACGGGACAAATGACACGGAGGTTCTTCCAATAGATTACAGTTTCAGCAGAGGTGAATTGATTCTTAAGCATTTTGATGAAGTTTATTTCTTTTCTCTTAGAATACCAGAGAAGGGAGAACCCCTTCTTTCTCTTGAAAACAGGGACCATTTAACATACCTTCAACGCCTTGTAAATTCTAAAGGTCCCGCAATGAATCTCTGTATCAGCGGGTCTTCCAGTGATTTCATTCCTCTCCTGAGAGATGATCTGAAAAGATCGGAGTTTTTAGAAGGTCTGGAAGAAATAATGGATTCCTTTGGCTTGTCCGGACTGGATCTTGACTGGGAGTTTCCAGGAAATGATCAGGAAAAGGAGTTTTATTCAAGCCTTTTAGGAGATTTGAGAAGCCTCTGTGATTCAAAAGGAAAAAAACTGACCATCGCAGCCAGCCGTTTTCACCCTCTTCCGGCAGAGGCTTATTCACTGCCCGATAAGATTCATTTGATGACATATGATTTTTTTGGGCGTCATTCTACAGCCGAAAGCACTAGAGAGGCTTTGGAATACATGATGGCCCGTTATGAGATTCCACCGGAAAAACTGATTATGGGAATTCCCTTTTACGGGAGAATCTTTGACGGCTACTCTCCGGATTACTGGAAGAAGGCTCAATCCTACAGAGAAATTATCAGACAGAACCCGGTCCTCCCCCACGAAGATGAGGCAGAGGGGTATTACTTCAACGGCCCCGAAACTGTACAGAAGAAAACTGAGATAGCAGAGGAGTTGAGTCTGGGAGGTTTTTTTGTCTGGGAAATCGGTCAGGACAGTCTTGGAAAACAATCATTGACCCGGATTCTCTGGGAATCCCAGAATTCCTGA
- a CDS encoding arsenate reductase family protein: MNIQIIGTKKCQNTRKAERFFKERGQKYFTLDLNEKPLSPGELRNILNKVSSDELVDQESKVYKQKFAFLDFDPAEELLAYPDLIKTPIIRCDGKVSIGYDPKTWKTWIEG; this comes from the coding sequence TTGAATATTCAGATCATCGGTACAAAGAAGTGCCAGAATACCAGAAAAGCAGAACGCTTTTTCAAGGAGAGAGGACAGAAGTACTTTACCCTCGATTTGAATGAAAAACCTCTCAGCCCGGGAGAATTAAGAAATATCCTGAACAAAGTGTCTTCTGATGAGCTGGTTGATCAGGAATCAAAAGTATATAAACAAAAGTTCGCCTTTTTGGATTTTGATCCTGCGGAAGAACTCCTTGCCTACCCAGATTTGATTAAGACTCCTATCATCCGTTGTGATGGAAAGGTCAGTATCGGATATGATCCGAAGACCTGGAAGACCTGGATTGAAGGCTGA
- a CDS encoding MBL fold metallo-hydrolase codes for MIRRPGRPGLKADSTRFAILGSGSASNGFIFESGDFSFIIDNGYSLSEFRRRMKQLEYRESKLAFIFLTHHHSDHFKGVETLSSTLGIPVVTHQNMPLEKYCKKPGLHRLDILPGKDYFFDSLKFRCFETSHDAQASVGFHFSLNDLAFTIITDTGLVSDEMMILAAKSDYLFLESNYSPELLHKGPYPEFLKRRILSNQGHLSNLDAAVSMSRLSEMEDLRLKKIFLCHLSEKNNNVEKVKEEVQRIYKGRIPYGICPRNDCLSQNALIRSA; via the coding sequence ATGATCCGAAGACCTGGAAGACCTGGATTGAAGGCTGATTCAACACGTTTTGCCATACTGGGCAGCGGATCTGCTTCCAATGGATTTATTTTTGAGTCAGGTGATTTTTCGTTTATCATAGATAACGGATACTCTCTTTCTGAATTCAGGAGGCGTATGAAACAGCTTGAATACCGGGAATCAAAACTGGCATTCATATTTTTGACTCACCATCACAGCGATCATTTTAAAGGTGTTGAAACACTTTCCTCTACCCTGGGGATTCCTGTGGTCACTCATCAGAATATGCCTCTGGAAAAGTACTGCAAGAAGCCCGGACTGCATCGTCTGGATATCCTGCCGGGAAAAGATTATTTCTTTGATTCCCTCAAGTTTCGATGCTTTGAGACATCCCATGATGCCCAGGCCTCTGTGGGTTTCCATTTTTCTTTGAATGATCTAGCATTTACAATTATCACCGATACCGGGCTTGTGAGTGATGAAATGATGATTCTGGCCGCAAAGTCAGACTACCTCTTTCTGGAATCAAATTACTCCCCTGAGCTGCTTCATAAGGGACCCTACCCGGAATTTCTGAAACGCAGGATTCTGTCCAATCAAGGACATCTTTCCAATCTGGATGCTGCTGTATCCATGAGCAGGCTGTCGGAAATGGAGGATCTCCGGTTAAAAAAAATATTTCTATGTCATTTATCAGAAAAAAATAATAATGTTGAGAAAGTGAAAGAAGAAGTACAACGGATCTATAAGGGAAGGATTCCATATGGAATATGCCCCAGAAATGACTGTCTCAGTCAGAATGCCCTGATCCGCTCGGCCTGA